One Malus sylvestris chromosome 14, drMalSylv7.2, whole genome shotgun sequence DNA segment encodes these proteins:
- the LOC126598993 gene encoding uncharacterized protein LOC126598993, whose translation MELSIVDHRKKKPITDFKKDKVFALKVDKTRKKLANKAFAIHTTPIKTSITPIKIFSKSKINEMKEDKEDEIPKEDVTAALPQLEDGGQATIDDLKKLNLGTNEESKPIFVNAPLSVDEIEKYYQLFLKYKDVFVWTYKEMPDLNLPSSCIILQSSPEHDQSSKLKDAINPSSSHKLISNIVIVLKKSGQIHVCVDFRDLNDVCLNGDFPLPIIKIIVDTTTSHEELSFMDGFFGYNQIRIAPEDEEPTAFHTPKCIYCYKIIYVPTIAINGQALVDFLADHPILADWKISYDLPD comes from the exons atggagttgagtatTGTTGATCATAGGAAGAAAAAGCCGATCACCGACTTCAAaaaggataaggtgttcgcTCTAAAGGTAGACAAGACTAGGAAAAAGCTCGCCAATAAAGCTTTTGCGATCCATACTACCCCCATCAAGACCTCCATCACGCCTATCAAGATCTTCtccaaaagtaaaataaatgaGATGAAAG aagacaaagaagacgaaatcccCAAGGAGGACGTGACTGCTGCTCTACCACAACTCgaggatggggggcaagccacgaTTGATGATCTCAAAAAGCTTAACTTAGGCACAAACGAGGAATCGAAGCCTATCTTTGTAAATGCACCACTAAGTGTAGACGAGATCGAAAAGTACTATCAACTGTTCTTGaagtacaaagacgtctttgtttGGACCTATAAAGAAATGCCCGACCTTAACCTACCATCGtcgtgcatcatcttgcagtcaagcccGGAACATGACCAAtcaagcaaactcaaagacgctATCAATCCGAGCTCGTCCCATAAAttgatctccaacatcgtcattgtccttaagaaatctggacaaatacatGTTTGCGTAGACTTTCGCGACCTTAATGATGTTTGCCTGAATGGCGACTTTCCCTTaccaatcatcaaaatcatcgtAGACACAACCACTAGCCACGAGGAACTGTCATTCATGGATGGCTTCTTTGGATACAACCAAATTCGCATAGCTCCCGAAGATGAGGAACCAACAGCCTTCCACACTCCAAAatgtatctactgctacaag ATCATCTATGTCCCAACTATAGCCATCAATGGACAAGCACTAGTAGACTTCCTTGCTGATCATCCAATCCTtgctgattggaaaatctcataTGACTTGCCTGACTAG